The Streptomyces nigra genome includes the window CCCGCTCAGCTCCAGGGCGTGGCGACCAGCCGGATCCTGGCTCGGTCGCCGACCAGGGGGACGGTGCTCTCGGGGAGCGGGATGTGGGCGACCCAGCGGCCGGGGGTGGGGTCCTCGTCGGACCGGGGCGCGCCGGCGACGCGATGGTCGCGGATGGCGCCCTCGATCTCCGAGTTCCAGGCGGCCCAGATACCGGGCCCGGCCTCGGGGGTCCCGACGTCGATGACGAGGGTGTCGGAGAAGTCGGCAGTGCGCTCGATGTGGTCGCCGAGGCTGAGGATGCCGCGACGCTCGCGCAGCGACAGCAGCCGCAGCATGAGGATGAACCGCATCGGCTCGCCTGTCGTCTGACGCAGCCGGCTGTTGAGAAAGGTGGTCGCGAGCGGGACGGATGCCTCACCGGCGCCCGTGCCGGCCGCGGGCGGGTCGAGCTGGACGGGGCACCAGTGGGCGGCCAGCCGTTCGTGCATGACGACGGGCAGTCCGCGCACCGACAGCCGTGTCTCGGCCTGCCACACGAGGTCGTCGTCATCGGGCAGCCGGTGCCCGACCAGCGATGCCTCGATCCGGGTGTCCCCGAACAGGAACCGCCGCAGATTCTGGTACCCCTCCTCGGAGTTGACCATCCCGTACCGCCCGCTGTGACTACGGTGCACATACGCCCGGTGCGCGTCCGGCACATACGCCCGCTCGATCTGCACGAGCCCGTCGCTGTGCGGCCCGACAGCGGTGGAGGACAGCCCGAAGGCGACGTCGTAGTCGGCCGGATCGGTGCCGACGAGGCAGAAGACCCGCTCCAGCGGCAGCGTCCCGGGCCCCTGGGGCATCCGCCGGGCGTCCCACCCCTCGGGCGGCCCGCCGGGATCGAACTCGGCCTGGGGCGTCAGGTACTCGTACATCCGCCGGGGTCCGAAGATGTCGGCGCCCTGGATCCCGACGGCGTCCCGGATCCGCTCCAGCCAGCCGCCCCCGAGGTCGAAGGCGATACCGCCGTGCGGAGTGCCGTAGGTGAAGAACTTGCCGATGCACTCGGCGGCGTCGCGGCCCCGGTCCGGCAGCACCTTCTGCAGCAGGCACCGGCAGATCAGCCCGCCCATGGAGTGGGCGACGAGATGGACCGCGGGGGCGCCGGTCTTCTCCCGCAACCGGTCGACGAGGTCGAGCAGATCGGCGGCGGCGCTCTCCAGCCGGTACTCCTCCGGCCGGCCGCCCCAGGTGCTGGAGGACCGGTCGTAGAACCGGTGCACCCATACGGAGTTGGCGGGCACCTGCGCGTGCTCGGCGAGGTAGGTCTCCTGGCTCCCCCGCACCAGCAGCTCGTACCCCTCCTCACGGATCAGCCGCAGCAGAGGACTCTCGAACTGATGGAACAACGGCTGGTCGTGGGCCCCGACCCGGACATGCGTGGACCCCTCGTTGAACCCGTAGAAGGGATCACCGACGGCCTTGTCGATCCCCGACGTCCCTCCGGCGAAGCCACGGACGTAGACGAGGGGAAGACGGCGGGGGTCGTCCACGGCAGCCTCCAAGAGACGGTCACGTCTCCTGAGTAACCGAAGCCGGGGACCCGCGCCCGTCGGGACCACCCGTGGGGGTGAAGCGGCCCTACGCTGTCCGATGCCGTGGCGCAGCCGCTTCGAGGAGACAGACACCGCATGACGCACCCCCCACACCAGGCCCCCGACGTGGCCGAGGTGATAGCCCGCAGCCGCTCCGCGCGCACCCGGCACATAGCCCTGCGGGCCGCCCTGGGCACAGCATTGACAGCCCTGCCCTTCGCTCTCGTCAACGCGGGCGTCCCGAACACGTTCCTGACGGTCCTCCCGGTCGTACCGGGCCTCTTCGTCCTGCTCCTCCTTCTCCTCCAGGTCCGCCACGGACGACGCCTCCACGTGTGCGAACGCGTCCTGCGCACGTACCCGCTGGAATACCGCGACCGAGTGGACCGGCGCGGCTCCGACTGGCTGCTCCTCGGCACGATCCACACGGTGAAGCTGCCGATCCGGGGCCGGCACGGAGCCCCGACGATGCGCGCCCTGAACGCCTCGATGACCCGCCGCCGGCCCGGGGGCACGGAAGCCGGCGCCTGGTTCGCGGGCGACCCGGCCTTCGGCGGCGTCCTGATCGTCCCGGGCACGAACGACATGCTCTTCCTCCAGCCCGCGAAGTGGGAGAAGTACGAGGCCGACCGCGCGGCCGCCGACCCGTCCCGCCGCGCGATGGCGACGGAGGCGGGCATCGCCGGCCTGCTGGAGAAGGAGCCGAACACGATCGTGGCGCTGGGCGGCTGAGCCGAGGACCGGCCGGACTGCAGTCGCCTCTCACCAGCGAGAGCGCGGACCGAGGGAACACATTTCCTTCACTGCAGTACGCAACCATTCCACATCCGGAGAGTCCGCATCTACATGCAGCTCCCCCCTTCCCACCCTGTCGGCGTCGGCGAGTTGGGAGAGAACACCGCTCCCGGACGGCTGATGATCGCGTCCCGGCTTCTCGCCCTCGCCTCCACCGCGGAACTCCTCCGCCTGTGGATCCCCCGCAGACGCTGGCGGACGGCGGGACGGATTCCCTCCGGAACCGGCCGGCAGGCAGTCGGCGTCTTCCTCGCCCTCGCCGCAGCGGGCATGTTCGCCGACGAGAAGTCGGACGTGTTCGTACCGGCCTGCGTGGTCTCCGTCCTCGCTGCGCTCCTCCTCATAGCCGGCACCGGCCTTCGCACGAGCCCTGGGCACACGGGGACCGGAAGTCGCTGAAGGACCGCAGGCGAGGACCGAGCAGGCACGCGTGTTCGCGGCGTACGCGCACACTGCCGGCACGTCGGATGCCTCGAAGGGGCGGGCATAGTACCGAGTCTCCATCGGATCATCACATCTCGTTGACAGCGCTTACGTCTCATCGTCAAGCTTGAGACGTCAACAAGGTGCACCAGCAGCACGTTTGGCCTCTTCCGCCGCAGCCAGCCAGCCAGCCAGCCATCGACACGGTCGACTCCTGCCGGTGCACATGGCGCAGGGGCCGCAGGGGGGAAATCGTGCCCATCTTCATACCGGTCGTCCTCATCGGCGTCGGGGTGGCGACCGGAGGAAGCGGAGGCGCTCTCATGGGCAAAGGCCTCCTCGACCTCAAGCGGGCGCGAGACCGGAGCAAGGAGGCGAGCCAGGCCTACGAGCTGCGCCGGACTCGGGCCGAGGAGGCCCTGGCCGCGACGAACGGCCGCCTCGGAACTCTGGGGGAGCAACAGAGGCAGGCGTTCATGGACGTCGTCGTCCGCATGGTCGACTTCCTGCGCCGCCACGAGCGCCAGGTACGCGAGAGCGAGCGACTGCTGGTGGACGGCGTCGACGCCACCATGGGACAGGTTCCCGGGCTTCGCAGCCTCGATGTCGATACGGCGACGTGGATCGGCGGGGCTCTCGGGTCCGCGGCGGCGGGCGCCGGCGCAGGTATCGGTGTCACGGCGG containing:
- a CDS encoding esterase/lipase family protein is translated as MDDPRRLPLVYVRGFAGGTSGIDKAVGDPFYGFNEGSTHVRVGAHDQPLFHQFESPLLRLIREEGYELLVRGSQETYLAEHAQVPANSVWVHRFYDRSSSTWGGRPEEYRLESAAADLLDLVDRLREKTGAPAVHLVAHSMGGLICRCLLQKVLPDRGRDAAECIGKFFTYGTPHGGIAFDLGGGWLERIRDAVGIQGADIFGPRRMYEYLTPQAEFDPGGPPEGWDARRMPQGPGTLPLERVFCLVGTDPADYDVAFGLSSTAVGPHSDGLVQIERAYVPDAHRAYVHRSHSGRYGMVNSEEGYQNLRRFLFGDTRIEASLVGHRLPDDDDLVWQAETRLSVRGLPVVMHERLAAHWCPVQLDPPAAGTGAGEASVPLATTFLNSRLRQTTGEPMRFILMLRLLSLRERRGILSLGDHIERTADFSDTLVIDVGTPEAGPGIWAAWNSEIEGAIRDHRVAGAPRSDEDPTPGRWVAHIPLPESTVPLVGDRARIRLVATPWS